A DNA window from Candidatus Protochlamydia naegleriophila contains the following coding sequences:
- a CDS encoding ubiquitin carboxyl-terminal hydrolase, with protein MHSHFSLPLLSNNQKWTVENDIIVAQPKSRNCLGNLLDFNAVVQVAHKKLVDQSKEEARRVVHSLSAKYSHIKQAVNQHNVINRLFIKLVLWIYGFDKHFQQLENAFFNLPDNSDVLPAIEANLLTIGASEVSPYAFSQKGGFHNGGNTCFLATALQCLQASSEILPEELKEEFNQSCESEANAFKRQKLIQAIKSTLEKSGRQETCTAEQINELRMHLSDYDSSIPLVTGGDSILAYKSLISIFLGQWLTITFDSKKSYTNNCLEYVVSEQHTRDKPFGKPYQMLEQTCYIHDYACQKDKKAPLILPICLRRTNGQHTLVPQSINLANSEVIYELIAFSVNGKGHAYCYVKAGEDRWANYNDDQVSFCTPADVQEDLYNYGSVLIYRQMP; from the coding sequence ATGCACTCACATTTCTCATTACCGCTTCTTTCCAATAATCAAAAATGGACGGTCGAAAACGATATCATAGTCGCTCAACCAAAAAGCCGCAACTGCTTAGGAAATCTGCTCGATTTCAATGCAGTCGTGCAAGTAGCGCACAAAAAATTAGTTGATCAAAGCAAAGAAGAAGCTAGAAGAGTTGTTCATTCACTTTCTGCCAAGTATTCGCATATTAAACAAGCTGTGAATCAACACAATGTGATCAACCGCCTATTTATCAAATTAGTCCTTTGGATCTATGGTTTCGACAAGCACTTTCAGCAATTAGAGAACGCTTTTTTCAATCTGCCGGACAATAGCGATGTCTTGCCTGCCATCGAGGCCAACCTCCTTACTATTGGTGCAAGCGAGGTTTCTCCTTACGCATTTTCGCAAAAAGGCGGATTTCATAATGGAGGCAATACCTGTTTTCTAGCAACTGCTTTGCAGTGTCTTCAAGCTTCTTCTGAAATCCTGCCAGAAGAACTAAAAGAAGAATTTAACCAGTCTTGCGAAAGTGAGGCTAATGCCTTCAAGCGCCAAAAGCTCATTCAAGCCATTAAAAGCACTTTAGAGAAATCCGGGCGCCAAGAAACATGTACAGCAGAACAAATCAACGAATTGAGAATGCATTTATCGGATTACGACTCTTCCATACCCCTTGTCACAGGTGGAGATAGCATTCTGGCATACAAAAGCCTGATCTCGATATTCCTAGGCCAGTGGCTTACCATTACTTTTGATTCAAAAAAATCTTACACAAACAACTGCCTTGAATATGTGGTTTCTGAACAACATACGCGGGATAAGCCGTTTGGCAAGCCTTACCAAATGCTCGAACAAACCTGCTATATTCATGATTATGCTTGTCAAAAGGACAAAAAAGCCCCTTTAATCCTTCCTATTTGCCTAAGACGTACAAATGGACAACACACGCTTGTTCCTCAATCGATTAATCTGGCAAATAGTGAAGTAATATACGAATTGATTGCCTTTTCAGTTAATGGTAAAGGACATGCCTATTGCTATGTCAAAGCAGGAGAAGACAGATGGGCAAATTATAACGATGATCAAGTCTCCTTTTGCACTCCTGCCGACGTACAAGAAGATCTTTACAACTATGGCTCCGTTCTCATCTATCGTCAGATGCCCTAG
- a CDS encoding DUF4116 domain-containing protein, translated as MNRSRVSLEEIAQDSLLHITGFAQTNWNEGTELAKVSRIFKRAIDSSETRQLVHLFKQARMKSEDLSQPTLPTDYLKNISFDALKALLPENLKFEKALSSLFQYASSIIPGSEIEKLTLLLMKHVNWRLEEAMQNKWPENSAIKPILKQLSNAFKSEHLNKIEWETYLPWGRKASFQNTHLLAKIADPRYNSIRPFVLEALRRDGMALQYAHEEFKKDKQLVLVAVKQNGLAAQFADASLQYDGEVGQAASNQLNLSIQEFTRSFLSRL; from the coding sequence ATGAACAGAAGTCGTGTTTCTCTTGAGGAAATCGCCCAGGATTCCCTGCTTCACATTACAGGCTTCGCTCAAACGAATTGGAATGAAGGAACCGAATTGGCTAAAGTGTCTCGCATTTTCAAACGAGCAATCGATTCATCAGAAACAAGACAGCTTGTTCATCTCTTCAAACAAGCAAGAATGAAAAGTGAAGATTTAAGTCAACCAACTCTTCCGACAGACTATTTAAAAAACATCTCTTTCGATGCGTTAAAGGCCCTTTTACCGGAAAATCTCAAGTTTGAAAAAGCCCTGTCATCTTTATTTCAATATGCCTCCTCCATTATACCAGGAAGCGAAATAGAAAAACTCACTCTCCTTTTGATGAAACACGTAAACTGGCGTCTGGAAGAGGCTATGCAAAACAAATGGCCTGAAAACTCCGCCATTAAGCCTATCCTCAAGCAATTGTCAAATGCTTTTAAAAGTGAGCATTTAAACAAAATAGAATGGGAGACCTATTTACCTTGGGGCAGAAAAGCATCCTTTCAAAACACTCACTTACTAGCTAAAATAGCCGATCCCCGCTACAACTCCATCAGACCTTTTGTTCTAGAAGCCCTTAGAAGAGATGGAATGGCGCTTCAGTATGCTCATGAAGAGTTCAAGAAAGACAAACAACTTGTGCTGGTCGCTGTGAAACAAAATGGCCTGGCGGCTCAATTCGCCGATGCATCTCTGCAGTACGATGGAGAAGTCGGCCAAGCAGCATCAAACCAACTCAACCTCTCAATTCAAGAATTCACACGCTCATTTTTAAGCCGCCTGTAA